A section of the Spirosoma oryzicola genome encodes:
- the mobC gene encoding conjugal transfer protein MobC has protein sequence MGTQDKEYRGILNMLLFMSLALIGFHLYFFCYDTLQSIGFSFALLDRFILSIDRATHLFSHPIYSKLAALLLLGIWTFGNKTRKQLNVTWAHVTWASIIGGALLLLNGKLLRVAWLSAEARNGAYLVTTLIGYLLLIKAGSYANQILGVKIGEDAFNDENESFEQEAELKQNEYSVNIPTEYHVKKKFRKGWVNVVNPFRATLVMGTPGSGKSFAVVNNFIRQHLEKGFTMYIYDYKFPDLSNIAYHYLQKNRRAFKRMPTFYVINFDDPRRSNRCNPLLPELMSDIIDAQEAARTILLNLNKSWIQKQGDFFVESPMNFLTAVIWYLKKYDERRLRGLAQQGLTDDGQRYCTFPHVIEFAGAEYRELFPILQSEPEIENLLKPFASALRNEAYEQLEGQIASARIPLSRLSSPALYWVMTGNDFSLDINNPDDPKVLCVGNNPERQEVYGAALGLFNARLIKLVNKKGRLKSSLIIDELPTIYFRGLDNLIATARSNKVSTCLGLQDLSQLKRDYGDKEATTIFNTIGNVFSGQVLGETAKTMSSRFGKNKQVRHSLSFTERDTNLSISENLDSVIPESKISNLSQGHFVGAVADNFDEAIKQKIFHARLLVEPAMIAELERVKPIPPGAEFAQISDHQLSYMLETNYNGVKKEISALIQSEIERLTNDPALKHLVENLQPKDE, from the coding sequence ATGGGAACGCAGGACAAAGAGTATAGGGGCATTCTTAACATGCTCCTATTCATGTCGCTAGCACTGATTGGGTTTCATCTGTATTTCTTCTGCTACGACACGCTACAATCAATAGGGTTCAGCTTTGCCCTACTGGACCGATTCATATTGAGTATTGACCGGGCAACCCACCTTTTTTCACACCCCATTTATTCCAAGCTAGCCGCCTTATTGCTACTCGGAATATGGACGTTTGGTAACAAAACGCGTAAGCAGCTAAACGTAACCTGGGCACATGTTACCTGGGCCAGTATTATTGGCGGGGCATTGTTATTGTTGAATGGAAAACTTCTTCGGGTGGCGTGGCTGTCAGCTGAGGCCCGTAACGGAGCTTACTTAGTAACAACGCTGATCGGCTATTTGCTGCTGATCAAGGCAGGCAGTTACGCAAATCAGATTCTAGGTGTGAAGATTGGAGAAGATGCGTTCAATGACGAAAACGAGTCGTTCGAGCAGGAGGCAGAGTTGAAACAGAATGAATACTCGGTCAATATTCCAACAGAATACCATGTGAAGAAGAAGTTTCGGAAGGGGTGGGTAAACGTAGTCAATCCGTTTCGGGCAACGTTAGTCATGGGTACGCCTGGGTCAGGAAAGTCGTTTGCTGTAGTAAATAACTTCATACGGCAACATCTTGAAAAGGGGTTTACCATGTACATCTACGATTACAAATTTCCCGATCTGTCAAATATCGCCTACCATTATTTACAGAAAAATCGTCGGGCGTTCAAACGGATGCCGACATTTTACGTCATCAACTTTGATGATCCTCGGCGCTCGAACCGGTGTAACCCATTGCTGCCAGAGCTGATGTCTGATATTATTGACGCACAGGAAGCAGCTCGAACCATTCTTTTGAACCTCAATAAATCGTGGATTCAGAAACAAGGCGACTTCTTCGTGGAGTCGCCAATGAACTTTCTAACGGCCGTTATCTGGTACCTCAAAAAATACGATGAGCGTCGATTGCGAGGTTTGGCTCAGCAGGGGTTGACAGACGACGGTCAACGCTACTGCACGTTTCCCCATGTCATTGAATTTGCCGGGGCTGAATACCGCGAGCTCTTCCCAATCCTACAATCGGAACCCGAAATTGAAAACCTACTTAAGCCCTTCGCGAGTGCCCTCAGAAATGAGGCTTATGAGCAATTAGAGGGTCAGATTGCTTCTGCGCGGATACCACTTTCTCGACTCTCCAGCCCGGCGCTTTACTGGGTTATGACGGGTAATGATTTTAGCCTGGACATTAACAATCCGGACGACCCCAAAGTGCTATGTGTAGGCAATAACCCGGAACGTCAGGAAGTGTATGGAGCTGCACTGGGTCTCTTCAACGCCAGGCTGATCAAGCTCGTCAACAAGAAAGGCAGGTTAAAATCGTCACTGATCATCGACGAGTTACCCACTATTTATTTCCGGGGGTTAGACAACCTGATTGCGACCGCACGGAGTAACAAGGTGTCCACCTGTTTGGGCTTGCAGGACCTGAGCCAGTTAAAACGTGATTACGGCGACAAGGAGGCTACTACCATCTTCAATACGATCGGAAATGTGTTTTCGGGTCAGGTACTAGGTGAAACGGCTAAGACCATGTCCAGTCGGTTTGGGAAAAATAAACAGGTTAGACACTCACTCTCGTTCACGGAACGGGATACTAACTTGTCTATTTCCGAGAATCTGGATTCGGTGATACCCGAATCAAAAATCTCAAATTTGTCGCAGGGACATTTTGTCGGAGCGGTTGCTGACAACTTCGATGAGGCTATTAAGCAGAAAATATTTCATGCCAGGCTACTGGTAGAACCGGCGATGATTGCTGAATTAGAGCGGGTAAAGCCCATTCCGC
- a CDS encoding relaxase/mobilization nuclease domain-containing protein, which produces MVIRILTGKDVAGAFRYNEQKVEQGEAERIQIANYPDNEKAQKYARFRLQLLEQYARLNPSIQKPSVHLAVAFHPKEVVAVDQLQAIGGEVMREIGFGKQPYLMYQHYDTKHPHIHVVSVAVDAEGRKITDTFIKNRLQKVRRRLETKYGLVQAERPFVTREPGRVGEELGAEQHSTRLTVDEKVKRTLETYSFGSVNSFKQYLSCEGIVMNTKAGRSQSGITYQHVNSGGADNRPIKASNLPSRPTYARLTELFSNREDQHKKECRVVESLIEKRLALYRSLTETEFKQTLRQLSIEIRETDGAYLYIRNQTRAVIHETELEKQFSREVLVKNFSEQTERKPVEKSKPVSQSPQDSIVRKQNLVATSETRAHKREATRFTESTTVQSKNKVVEEKSEKQTKISVVLDQTAGLPEKPAGEEQVQGKVKKKQKKNLTKKIRRM; this is translated from the coding sequence ATGGTTATACGAATCTTGACTGGAAAAGATGTAGCAGGAGCGTTCCGGTACAATGAGCAGAAAGTGGAGCAGGGAGAGGCTGAGCGTATCCAAATCGCCAACTACCCCGATAATGAGAAGGCCCAAAAATATGCGCGGTTCAGGCTTCAACTGCTCGAACAGTATGCACGTCTCAATCCTAGCATTCAAAAACCATCGGTGCATTTAGCCGTTGCTTTTCATCCCAAAGAAGTGGTAGCAGTCGATCAACTGCAAGCCATAGGGGGTGAGGTAATGAGGGAAATAGGGTTTGGTAAACAGCCTTATCTGATGTACCAGCATTATGATACGAAACACCCGCATATTCACGTGGTGAGCGTTGCGGTGGATGCAGAAGGGCGTAAAATCACGGATACATTCATCAAAAACCGTTTGCAAAAAGTACGTCGTCGACTCGAAACGAAATACGGTTTGGTGCAGGCCGAACGCCCATTCGTGACTAGAGAGCCAGGTAGGGTTGGGGAGGAGTTAGGTGCTGAACAACATTCGACCAGGCTGACAGTTGACGAGAAGGTAAAAAGGACATTGGAGACGTACTCATTCGGATCGGTGAACAGCTTCAAGCAATACTTGAGTTGTGAAGGGATTGTAATGAATACGAAAGCTGGGCGTAGCCAATCAGGAATCACTTACCAACATGTTAACTCTGGGGGTGCTGATAATCGACCCATAAAAGCAAGCAATCTGCCAAGTCGACCAACATATGCTAGGTTAACAGAGCTATTCTCAAATCGAGAAGATCAACACAAAAAAGAGTGTAGAGTAGTAGAAAGCCTGATTGAAAAGCGATTAGCCCTTTACCGAAGCTTGACAGAGACCGAGTTTAAACAGACGTTACGCCAACTCAGCATCGAAATACGAGAAACGGATGGAGCTTACCTCTACATACGCAACCAGACCAGAGCTGTTATACACGAAACTGAGTTAGAAAAGCAATTCAGCAGAGAAGTGTTGGTGAAAAACTTTTCAGAGCAGACAGAGCGCAAACCTGTTGAAAAGTCGAAACCAGTAAGCCAAAGTCCTCAAGATTCTATCGTTCGAAAACAAAACCTAGTTGCTACGAGTGAGACAAGGGCACATAAACGAGAAGCTACAAGGTTCACGGAATCAACGACCGTCCAAAGTAAGAACAAGGTGGTTGAGGAGAAAAGCGAGAAGCAAACGAAAATCTCAGTAGTATTGGATCAGACTGCAGGGCTGCCAGAAAAACCAGCGGGAGAGGAGCAAGTTCAGGGTAAAGTGAAGAAAAAGCAGAAAAAAAATCTGACAAAAAAGATTCGCCGTATGTGA